In Kogia breviceps isolate mKogBre1 unplaced genomic scaffold, mKogBre1 haplotype 1 scaffold_338, whole genome shotgun sequence, the genomic window GCGTCCTCCAGGGCCGCGGTCACATCCTGCGCCAGGGCCATGGGGCAGCAGAGGCGCAGATCATTGAAGGCGACCAGAATATTGTTGAGGAAGCAGGCAAGGGGTGGGAAGTCTAAGAGCACCATGGGCGGCTGCAGGGTTCCCGGCTGAGTTTCTGGAACAGCAGCAGGCAGGTTACTGCCGCTCAGGATGGCTGGAGCTGAGATGAGGGTGTAGGAGTTCATTTCATCCTGGAACTTCTCAACCGTTTCCTGAATTGCTTTCTGGAAAGTGCCGATAGCCACTCGCTGGAAAACGGGAGCTAACTGACCCCGGAAATCAGCCCCTACCCGGCTGAAAGACAGTCCAAAGTACATGCACTGGCCCAGCAGAGAGTCCAGACGGCTGCCTATCCCTCGGTTAAGGTCGGTCTCCAGCACCTGCAGGAATTGTGAGACTTTCTGCAGCACCCAGCCATGGAAGATGGCACTCTCATTCACGGTGTGCTCGCCCATGGCAGGGGGCAGCAACGGGTCCTCGTCTGAGAAGATGGCACGGTACTGGGTGATAATATCGAACAGATGGACACGGCAGGCCTCGATGGTTTTCGTGATGTGGAAATAGGGATCATCGCTGGGGATGGCAGTCAGGATAGAACGGAGCCAAGCATCTCGGGCCTGAAGAAACTTGACCCTCAACTCAGCCTCGGTGAAGACATCCATTTGCCGTAAGAAGCCAATGACACGGAGGCAGGCAGGGAGCTGGATGTTGGTCCTCAGTTGTTGGATCAGCTGGCTCAGCATCAGCTGCATGGACTGGCGCACTTCGTTCACAATGCCCTGACGACACAGGGGGTGAGTCACCACGCTGGGAAAGACACTCCCTGGAACCCATTCCACTAACCCTGAATACTGCAGACCAACATTCCCACTGCTGTCCTGACATACGAAGTAGATTTCCTAAAACTGATGCATACAGGTTCACCACAAAGATTTGGTTCACGGTGGCCTACGGGCCCTGCCTGGTTCTCCTCTCACCTGCTTCCTAATGCTCTCCCCTTGCTCACTGCAGTCCAGCCAGAATGCTATCTTTATACTTCAAACACTCCAACTTCTTCCCTCCTTAGCCTGCTATACTTGTTCATACCACTTTCTGGTTTGCTCTCCCCCCACATCTTCATGTGGCTGGCTCCTTCTCGTCATCtgggtctcagcttaaatgttatCTCACCAGAAGAGCCTTTCCTGACCACTCTACCTAGAGTAACCCACCTTTGCCTCCTGCCCCATTCCCTCGTTTATTTTGTTAAGATAGTTAACACTATCTGAaaggatattatttatttatttgccaacTAGCAGCTTATGAGAGCCAAGGCCTTGTCTTTGTTCACAATGTTTCCCCAGCAGCTAgatcaatgcctggcacatgattAATATTTATCAGCTGACtgaataataaatgtatgttttatgATCAAGCCTGCCTGCCTCGCAGAAACTGATGTGAAAAATGCAAGGGGTTTCCCTAAGGTTTCTGCCTAAAGGGTCAGTGATGACCACAGAATTACTGATAACAAGAACATCAGTTTGAGTCCTCTGTGGGCACGTTGGCTACCTGGATGACAGGGATGGAGGAGTATTTCCTTTCCAGTCGGCGTACATAGGCTGCAAGCTCCAGGGCCTCTTCATAATAGCTGTTCCGGACACAGGTGTCCATGAGCTGAGGGATCTCCAGGATTTCCAGGATTTCCGTGTGCCGGTTTAGAGTCAGGGTGTTCATTCGGCGATTGGAGCTGATCTCCTCAGCCTCTTTCACAAAATTCCTAGTAACAATCAGGAGTACATTGGTGGTTCACTGCTCTGCATCCAAACCTTAGCTACAAATACCAAGCACTTACTATGAACTGAGCACTGGGCTGATTTATCTGATTTAATCTTCACACCAACCCCATTAGGTAAGTACTTTTACCCTTCAGGAAATTTTAATCCCAGAGATtttaagcaacttgtccaagatcacacaactaATAAGTGATAaaaagatttgaacccagatctgccaCTTAACAAGCTGTGGCAAGTTACTTAGGCTCTCCTGTTTCTTCATTGGTAAAATAGTTAACAGGACCCACCTCATAaggatgtgaggattaaatgagatgatgtatataaagcatttaaCATAGGACCTGATATGGAGTATATGTTCCTTTAATaacagctatttttattattttcataatgcTCTAACTAGCCTAGAACTACAGCCTTACCCCCAAGTTCCCTCAGCCTCTTAATCTTCTCCTATGCTATGGTCCAACCTCAGTTCCTGCTACAgtctccatttcttcttggtaACTGCAGACACCTGCTTTGTGAAGCCCTCCATCTATTTTAGGGGATTGGAAGGTATGAAAGCTATTCTCAAATATGCAAAGACTCAAAAGAAAACTTAAACTTTTATCACGAAAGACTGGAAAGCAGAATTAGGGATAATTGATTGAGGGTCGAGGGTGGGAGAatatgggtcaaaaaggaaaaaaaaattttttttttttggatgatgaTTTTTACTGTCCCCAAATGGGAGGATTTCCTTGTCAGCCTCCTATCAATGAACGGTTTCGAGCAGATGACCTCTGGTCCAAGctgatgtgtgtttgtgtgttgtgtgtataggTTTACATAAATATGCACGTATATTAACCTGACAATTGTAGAGTGTTAACTATGTCAGACCCAATGATAAGTGCTTTGCATGGATTCTCTTTTATTTAgtgctcacaacagccctatgagagAGGGACGTGCTGCTGGGTTCCAATTCTGACTTCGAAACTTACTAGCTGTGCCCTGGGACGGTCACTAacctctgtgtctcaacttccTCATACACAAAATGCAAATAACAATACCTACCTCGAAGGCTGCTGTGCAGTTTAAATGGATTAATGAAATGCTCAGAGGAGAACCTGGCATATGGTAAGCGCTATCTAAGTGTTAGCTATTTCTATAGTCGTAAACGATAGCGATTACAGGTATTAAAAGCCCCCTTTAGCACCAGACCCGCCGCACCTGCAGCTCTGTTGGAAGCTGGGCAAGCGGTCGAGCAGGCGGC contains:
- the LOC131749702 gene encoding conserved oligomeric Golgi complex subunit 8 isoform X3 → MAATATLPPSTTATATATAAALEEVEDEGLLASLFRDRFPEAQWRERPDVGRYLRELSGSGLERLRREPDRLAEERAQLLQQTRDLAFANYKTFIRGAECTERIHRLFGDVEESLGRLLDRLPSFQQSCRNFVKEAEEISSNRRMNTLTLNRHTEILEILEIPQLMDTCVRNSYYEEALELAAYVRRLERKYSSIPVIQGIVNEVRQSMQLMLSQLIQQLRTNIQLPACLRVIGFLRQMDVFTEAELRVKFLQARDAWLRSILTAIPSDDPYFHITKTIEACRVHLFDIITQYRAIFSDEDPLLPPAMGEHTVNESAIFHGWVLQKVSQFLQVLETDLNRGIGSRLDSLLGQCMYFGLSFSRVGADFRGQLAPVFQRVAIGTFQKAIQETVEKFQDEMNSYTLISAPAILSGSNLPAAVPETQPGTLQPPMVLLDFPPLACFLNNILVAFNDLRLCCPMALAQDVTAALEDALAKVTKVILAFHRAEEAAFSSGEQELFIQFCTVFLEDLVPYLNRCLQVLFPPAQMAQTLGIPPTQLSKYGNLGRVNVSVVQEPLAFILPKREMAFCLDDEVLVPELTAPAPETPAEGPRMDPGGEQVVWQASGWAARIIQHEMDHLQGCLFIDKMDSKTFTNIHWMEVND
- the LOC131749702 gene encoding conserved oligomeric Golgi complex subunit 8 isoform X4 — its product is MAATATLPPSTTATATATAAALEEVEDEGLLASLFRDRFPEAQWRERPDVGRYLRELSGSGLERLRREPDRLAEERAQLLQQTRDLAFANYKTFIRGAECTERIHRLFGDVEESLGRLLDRLPSFQQSCRNFVKEAEEISSNRRMNTLTLNRHTEILEILEIPQLMDTCVRNSYYEEALELAAYVRRLERKYSSIPVIQGIVNEVRQSMQLMLSQLIQQLRTNIQLPACLRVIGFLRQMDVFTEAELRVKFLQARDAWLRSILTAIPSDDPYFHITKTIEACRVHLFDIITQYRAIFSDEDPLLPPAMGEHTVNESAIFHGWVLQKVSQFLQVLETDLNRGIGSRLDSLLGQCMYFGLSFSRVGADFRGQLAPVFQRVAIGTFQKAIQETVEKFQDEMNSYTLISAPAILSGSNLPAAVPETQPGTLQPPMVLLDFPPLACFLNNILVAFNDLRLCCPMALAQDVTAALEDALAKGWTPEESRWCGRPVGGQPALSSMRWTTCRAACSLTKWTARHLQTSTGWR
- the LOC131749702 gene encoding conserved oligomeric Golgi complex subunit 8 isoform X1 gives rise to the protein MAATATLPPSTTATATATAAALEEVEDEGLLASLFRDRFPEAQWRERPDVGRYLRELSGSGLERLRREPDRLAEERAQLLQQTRDLAFANYKTFIRGAECTERIHRLFGDVEESLGRLLDRLPSFQQSCRNFVKEAEEISSNRRMNTLTLNRHTEILEILEIPQLMDTCVRNSYYEEALELAAYVRRLERKYSSIPVIQGIVNEVRQSMQLMLSQLIQQLRTNIQLPACLRVIGFLRQMDVFTEAELRVKFLQARDAWLRSILTAIPSDDPYFHITKTIEACRVHLFDIITQYRAIFSDEDPLLPPAMGEHTVNESAIFHGWVLQKVSQFLQVLETDLNRGIGSRLDSLLGQCMYFGLSFSRVGADFRGQLAPVFQRVAIGTFQKAIQETVEKFQDEMNSYTLISAPAILSGSNLPAAVPETQPGTLQPPMVLLDFPPLACFLNNILVAFNDLRLCCPMALAQDVTAALEDALAKVTKVILAFHRAEEAAFSSGEQELFIQFCTVFLEDLVPYLNRCLQVLFPPAQMAQTLGIPPTQLSKYGNLGRVNVSVVQEPLAFILPKREMAFCLDDEVLVPELTAPAPETPAEGPVLEPVTPAFPDGGQQEVGSAGPPQAAEEPSAGT